A portion of the Streptomyces platensis genome contains these proteins:
- a CDS encoding DMT family transporter, with the protein MTTSSSTPVGLSSTMAWIYLSLAVVFEIVFALGASASHGFTKLKVSLITVVGVVGGIYFISLALKTLDVGVGYPIWTGAGAVGTVIFGALIFKEKITPAKVFCFIAIIGGVVGLKSLAGV; encoded by the coding sequence ATGACGACGTCCTCTTCGACTCCTGTTGGACTTTCTTCCACCATGGCCTGGATCTACTTATCCCTCGCGGTCGTCTTCGAGATCGTCTTCGCGCTCGGCGCGAGCGCCTCACACGGCTTCACCAAGCTGAAGGTGTCCCTGATCACCGTGGTCGGCGTCGTGGGCGGCATCTACTTCATCAGCCTTGCCCTCAAGACGCTGGATGTCGGGGTCGGCTACCCGATCTGGACCGGGGCCGGCGCGGTCGGCACGGTGATCTTCGGAGCGCTGATCTTCAAGGAGAAGATCACGCCGGCCAAGGTGTTCTGCTTCATCGCCATCATCGGCGGGGTCGTCGGTCTCAAGTCGCTCGCGGGGGTGTGA